A window of the Archocentrus centrarchus isolate MPI-CPG fArcCen1 chromosome 9, fArcCen1, whole genome shotgun sequence genome harbors these coding sequences:
- the ap3m2 gene encoding AP-3 complex subunit mu-2 produces MIHSLFLINASGDIFLEKHWKSVVSRSVCDYFFEAQERATEPENVPPVIPTPHHYLISVLRHHIYFVAVIQSEVPPLFVIEFLHRVVDTFQDYFGVCTEAAIKDNVVVVYELLEEMLDNGFPLATESNILKELIKPPTILRTMVNTITGSTNVGEQLPTGQLSVVPWRRTGVKYTNNEAYFDVVEEIDAIIDKSGSTITAEIQGVIDACVKLTGMPDLTLSFMNPRLLDDVSFHPCVRFKRWEAERILSFIPPDGNFRLLSYHVSSQNLVAIPVYVKHNITFREGSSQGRFDLTLGPKQTMGKAVESVLVSSQMPRGVLNANLNPSQGTYTFDPVTKLLTWDVGKINPQKLPSLKGTMSLQAGASKPDENPTINIQFKIQQMAISGLKVNRLDMYGEKYKPFKGIKYMTKAGKFQVRT; encoded by the exons ATGATCCACAGCTTGTTCTTAATTAACGCCTCGGGGGATATTTTCCTGGAGAAGCACTGGAAAAGCGTGGTCAGCCGCTCTGTGTGTGACTACTTCTTTGAGGCCCAGGAGCGAGCTACCGAGCCGGAGAACGTCCCGCCGGTGATCCCCACGCCACATCACTACCTTATCAGTGTGCTCAGGCATCACATCTACTTTGTGGCAGTCATCCAGAGTGAGGTGCCGCCGCTCTTTGTCATCGAGTTTCTGCACCGAGTTGTAGACACCTTCCAG GACTATTTTGGAGTGTGTACAGAGGCGGCCATCAAGGACAATGTGGTAGTGGTCTATGAACTACTGGAGGAGATGCTGGACAATGGGTTTCCTCTGGCCACAGAGTCCAATATCCTTAAGGAGCTCATTAAGCCTCCTACCATCCTCCGCACAATGGTCAACACCATCACAG GCAGCACCAATGTGGGTGAGCAGCTCCCTACAGGCCAGCTGTCTGTGGTCCCCTGGCGGCGCACTGGGgtcaaatacacaaacaatgAAGCCTATTTCGACGTGGTGGAGGAGATCGATGCAATCATCGATAAATCTG GCTCCACcattacagcagaaatacagGGAGTTATTGACGCCTGCGTAAAACTGACAGGCATGCCCGACCTCACCCTCTCATTTATG AATCCACGGCTGTTGGATGATGTCAGTTTCCACCCATGTGTTCGGTTCAAGCGCTGGGAAGCCGAGCGGATCCTCTCCTTCATCCCGCCTGATGGGAACTTCCGGTTGCTCTCCTACCATGTCAGCTCTCAGAA CCTGGTGGCTATCCCAGTGTATGTGAAACATAACATCACCTTTCGGGAGGGAAGTTCCCAGGGGCGTTTTGATTTGACCCTGGGCCCCAAACAGACGATGGGCAAGGCCGTGGAGTCGGTCCTAGTCAGCAGTCAGATGCCCCGGGGGGTCCTCAATGCCAACCTCAACCCCTCCCAGGGAACATATACCTTTGACCCAGTCACAAAG TTGTTGACATGGGATGTTGGGAAGATCAACCCACAGAAGCTTCCTAGTCTGAAGGGCACCATGAGCCTGCAGGCTGGAGCCTCCAAACCTGATGAGAACCCCACCATCAACATTCAGTTCAAGATCCAACAGATGGCTAtctcag GGCTGAAAGTGAATCGGCTGGACATGTATGGAGAGAAGTATAAACCTTTCAAAGGCATCAAGTACATGACCAAAGCTGGTAAGTTCCAGGTCCGGACGTAA